The following are encoded together in the Arcobacter aquimarinus genome:
- a CDS encoding phosphate-starvation-inducible PsiE family protein: MKKAINKIKDYFSSNFEVLAAAIIFIGIIASGKEFYKAIILMLEFIVIMEVVKMVSDFIKRETLRLRYIIDIFIIFLIREVIILSTNKSRDYFDITFLLIVIFVFFIFRILAIKFSPGIIKVSQDTVIEYEDGRPNKKVVTTKESNQDE, encoded by the coding sequence ATGAAAAAAGCTATTAATAAAATAAAAGATTACTTCAGTTCAAATTTTGAAGTTTTAGCAGCAGCGATTATTTTTATAGGAATAATCGCTTCAGGTAAAGAGTTCTATAAAGCAATTATTCTTATGTTAGAGTTTATTGTTATTATGGAAGTTGTTAAAATGGTTTCTGATTTTATAAAAAGAGAAACTCTTCGATTAAGATACATCATCGATATTTTTATCATTTTTTTAATCCGTGAAGTTATTATTTTAAGTACAAATAAATCAAGGGATTATTTTGATATTACATTCTTATTGATTGTTATTTTTGTATTCTTTATTTTTAGGATTCTAGCTATCAAATTTTCACCTGGTATTATAAAAGTTTCTCAAGATACTGTTATTGAATATGAGGATGGAAGACCAAATAAAAAAGTTGTAACTACTAAAGAGTCAAATCAAGATGAATAA
- a CDS encoding ATP-binding protein, which produces MLKIHQLFLRTYISIFIAILITLTLVTYFWAKNLYLKQIEKNLIQNIDSLSIVLKEIPNLNNLKTITKDLHEQLNLRITIIDDVGNVIAESDKDIEFIKNHANRPEIIEANNIGLGKDTRKSDTIKKDLLYVAKKIIINEKIYYIRMADYTNKITDSFVKLTLEIFIYMTFFLIIAFLATYFISLQIKKETDSILDFLTQLSNKKNLNTIESTYTYEFHKITKLLNKVATKLSKREKQKAKQTAKLKISNRQKDEIISAISHEFKNPIAIISGYSETILNDSQIPEAMKIKFLNKIYSNSNKMSQIIDKLRLTLKLEEGKQELLLLPCSMKKIIENCVSDLKDKYKNREIEITGEDLILKVDETLISLAITNLIENALKYSEHEVIINISLNSIDILDKGIGIEEKELEKINKKFYRISNNGWNNSLGLGLFIVQSILNLHNFRLEITSEFKKWSKFSIKY; this is translated from the coding sequence TTGTTAAAAATTCATCAATTATTTCTTAGAACTTATATCTCAATATTTATAGCAATTTTAATAACATTAACACTAGTTACATATTTTTGGGCAAAGAATCTTTATCTAAAACAAATTGAAAAAAATCTTATTCAAAATATTGACTCTTTATCTATTGTATTAAAAGAAATACCAAATTTAAATAATCTAAAAACTATTACAAAAGATTTACATGAACAACTAAATCTAAGAATAACAATTATTGATGATGTTGGTAACGTAATTGCTGAAAGTGATAAAGATATAGAATTTATCAAAAATCATGCAAATAGACCGGAAATAATAGAAGCAAATAATATTGGATTAGGAAAAGATACAAGAAAATCAGATACTATCAAAAAAGATTTGTTATATGTTGCAAAAAAGATAATTATAAATGAAAAAATTTATTATATTAGAATGGCTGATTATACAAACAAAATTACTGATAGTTTTGTTAAATTAACCCTTGAAATTTTTATATATATGACGTTTTTTTTAATTATTGCTTTTTTAGCAACTTATTTTATCAGTTTGCAAATAAAAAAGGAAACAGATTCTATTTTGGATTTTTTAACACAACTTTCAAATAAGAAAAATTTAAATACTATAGAATCTACTTACACTTATGAATTTCACAAAATAACAAAACTTTTAAACAAAGTAGCCACAAAACTCTCAAAAAGAGAAAAACAAAAAGCAAAACAAACTGCAAAATTAAAAATTTCAAATAGACAAAAAGATGAAATTATTTCTGCAATTTCTCACGAATTTAAAAATCCAATAGCAATCATTTCAGGATATAGTGAAACAATTTTAAATGATAGTCAAATTCCTGAAGCTATGAAAATAAAATTTTTAAATAAAATATACTCTAACTCAAATAAAATGTCTCAAATAATTGATAAATTAAGACTTACTTTAAAACTTGAAGAAGGAAAACAAGAGTTACTTCTTCTTCCTTGTTCTATGAAAAAAATTATTGAAAATTGTGTCAGTGATTTAAAAGATAAATATAAAAATAGAGAAATTGAAATCACCGGTGAAGATTTAATTTTAAAAGTTGATGAAACACTTATTTCATTAGCAATTACTAATCTTATAGAAAATGCTTTAAAATATTCAGAACATGAAGTAATCATAAATATTTCATTAAATTCTATTGATATTTTAGATAAAGGAATAGGAATAGAAGAAAAAGAATTAGAAAAAATAAATAAAAAATTCTATCGTATTTCAAATAATGGATGGAATAACTCTTTAGGATTAGGACTTTTTATTGTTCAATCAATACTCAATTTACATAATTTTAGACTTGAAATAACTTCAGAATTTAAAAAATGGTCTAAATTCTCTATAAAATATTAA
- the pstA gene encoding phosphate ABC transporter permease PstA — MIKNKKKTKQHNPFYDPNLKSRHASAKRFKKFTLTSLIFSIAFLAFFLFDIISKGIPAFNVAYIKVDVTYNEKTLEDTRFAVPKEYRNIVSRAWLRDLQKLVQENPALMNTTTTTLVLADDQVDQYLKGHHYKLKDKEIAFIEELNAQGLIERKFNSIFFTNGDSKIPEYAGLYSAVIGSILTLVITMAVAFPIGVMTAIYLEEFAGDNKFTRFIEININNLAAIPSILFGLLGLAIFINLFGMPRSSPLVGGLTLALMTLPIIIVSSRAALRAVPDSIRQAGYGLGLNKIQVTRDHVLPLAFPGVLTGSIIGLAQAMGETAPLIIIGMIAFIPDAPTMVTQAATVMPAQLFTWAGMPEGMYIEKTAAGIMVLLTILISLNAIAIYLRKRFEVKW, encoded by the coding sequence ATGATTAAAAATAAAAAGAAAACTAAACAACATAATCCATTTTACGATCCGAATTTAAAATCAAGACATGCTAGTGCAAAAAGATTTAAGAAGTTTACATTAACTTCATTAATTTTCTCTATAGCATTTTTAGCATTTTTCTTATTTGATATTATTAGTAAAGGTATTCCTGCTTTTAATGTTGCTTATATAAAAGTAGATGTTACATACAACGAAAAAACTCTAGAAGATACAAGATTTGCTGTACCAAAAGAGTATAGAAATATTGTTTCTAGAGCTTGGTTAAGAGATCTTCAAAAATTAGTTCAAGAAAATCCAGCTTTAATGAACACTACAACAACAACTTTAGTATTAGCAGATGACCAAGTTGATCAGTATTTAAAAGGTCACCATTACAAGCTAAAAGATAAAGAAATAGCTTTTATTGAAGAATTAAATGCTCAAGGACTAATTGAAAGAAAATTTAATTCAATTTTCTTTACAAACGGTGATTCAAAGATTCCTGAATATGCAGGACTTTATTCAGCTGTAATTGGTTCAATATTAACTTTAGTGATTACAATGGCTGTTGCATTTCCAATTGGAGTTATGACAGCTATTTATCTTGAAGAGTTTGCAGGGGACAATAAATTTACAAGATTTATTGAAATAAACATAAATAACCTTGCAGCTATTCCTTCAATATTATTCGGTCTTTTAGGTCTAGCAATATTTATTAATCTTTTTGGAATGCCTAGAAGTTCACCTTTAGTTGGAGGTTTAACTCTTGCTCTTATGACTTTACCAATTATTATTGTAAGTTCAAGAGCAGCACTAAGAGCAGTTCCAGATAGTATAAGACAAGCGGGATATGGTTTAGGGTTAAATAAAATTCAAGTGACACGAGATCACGTTTTACCTTTAGCATTTCCAGGAGTTTTAACAGGTTCTATTATTGGTTTAGCACAAGCTATGGGAGAAACAGCTCCTTTAATCATCATTGGTATGATTGCCTTTATTCCTGATGCTCCAACAATGGTTACTCAAGCAGCAACTGTTATGCCTGCACAATTATTTACTTGGGCGGGAATGCCAGAAGGTATGTATATAGAAAAAACTGCTGCTGGAATTATGGTGTTATTAACAATATTAATTTCATTAAATGCAATAGCAATTTATTTAAGAAAAAGATTTGAAGTTAAGTGGTAA
- a CDS encoding HAD family hydrolase, whose amino-acid sequence MSKDKIILFDLDGTLIDSTDAIISTFKHSFKELQFDFKGNDKNIKDLIGYPLDIMYKHLGIEESKVWDFVDAYKSRYKIISKEQTTLLENAFEAVELASKIARVSVVTTKTRMYTMPLLDHFNISQFFEIVTGRENVENPKPHPEPILVTLKQMNYDKNVHDVWMIGDTKLDLIAANEANINSIGVLCGYGEEEELRKYTPFIKKNSLEAVRHLA is encoded by the coding sequence ATGAGTAAAGATAAAATTATACTTTTTGATTTAGATGGAACACTTATAGATTCAACCGATGCAATTATTTCAACTTTTAAACACTCTTTTAAAGAATTACAATTTGATTTTAAAGGAAATGACAAAAACATAAAAGATTTAATAGGATATCCTCTTGATATTATGTATAAACATCTAGGTATAGAAGAGTCAAAAGTATGGGATTTTGTGGATGCATATAAAAGTAGATATAAAATAATCTCAAAAGAGCAAACTACACTACTTGAAAATGCTTTTGAAGCTGTAGAACTTGCATCAAAAATAGCAAGAGTAAGCGTAGTAACTACAAAAACGAGAATGTATACGATGCCTTTATTAGATCATTTTAATATTTCACAATTTTTCGAGATAGTAACAGGAAGAGAGAATGTTGAAAATCCAAAACCACATCCTGAACCAATTTTAGTAACACTTAAACAAATGAACTATGATAAAAATGTTCATGATGTTTGGATGATTGGAGATACAAAACTTGATTTAATAGCAGCAAATGAAGCAAATATAAACTCAATTGGAGTTTTATGTGGTTATGGAGAAGAAGAGGAACTTAGAAAATATACTCCATTTATAAAGAAAAATTCTTTAGAAGCAGTTCGGCATTTGGCATAA
- the pstB gene encoding phosphate ABC transporter ATP-binding protein PstB codes for MINNENKTKIDVKGLNLFYGSNQALFDITASLYENKITALIGPSGCGKSTFLRCINRMNDLIPIVKIDGQIIIDNKNIYDKDVDEVSVRKKVGMVFQQPNPFPKSIYDNVAYAPLKHGIVRKGKECDELVESSLIKSGLWNEVKDKLNQPGTSLSGGQQQRLCIARTIAIKPEVILMDEPTSALDPISTEKIEALMLELKQDYTIITVTHNMQQAARVADYTAFFHLGKLIEYDVTETIFVNPHNKKTEDYITGRFG; via the coding sequence ATGATAAATAATGAAAATAAAACAAAAATTGATGTAAAAGGCTTAAACCTTTTTTATGGTTCAAATCAAGCTCTTTTTGATATAACAGCTAGTTTATATGAAAATAAAATAACAGCATTAATTGGACCATCTGGTTGTGGTAAATCAACATTTTTAAGATGTATAAATAGAATGAATGATTTAATTCCAATAGTAAAAATTGATGGTCAAATTATAATTGACAATAAAAATATCTATGATAAAGATGTTGATGAAGTAAGTGTTAGAAAAAAAGTTGGTATGGTTTTTCAACAACCAAATCCTTTTCCAAAATCAATATATGACAATGTAGCTTATGCACCATTAAAACATGGAATTGTAAGAAAAGGTAAAGAGTGTGATGAATTAGTTGAATCTTCTTTAATTAAATCAGGACTTTGGAATGAGGTAAAAGATAAATTAAATCAACCTGGAACTTCACTTTCAGGAGGTCAACAACAAAGACTTTGTATTGCAAGAACAATTGCAATTAAACCAGAAGTTATTTTAATGGATGAACCAACATCTGCACTTGACCCAATTAGTACGGAAAAAATTGAAGCTTTAATGCTTGAATTAAAACAAGATTACACAATTATTACAGTAACTCACAATATGCAACAAGCAGCAAGAGTTGCTGATTATACAGCCTTTTTCCATTTAGGGAAATTAATAGAATATGATGTAACAGAAACTATTTTTGTTAATCCACACAATAAAAAAACAGAAGATTATATTACAGGGAGATTTGGATAA
- the rplM gene encoding 50S ribosomal protein L13, producing MKFTQMAKANEIERDWVVVDAEGKVFGRIITEVATILRGKNKPCFTPNVDCGDFVVIINASKAKFSGKKLEEKNYFTHSGYFGSTKTHKMSEMFEKNPEKLYKLATRGMLPKTTLGKAMLKKLKVYAGSEHPHTAQIKG from the coding sequence ATGAAATTTACTCAAATGGCAAAAGCTAACGAAATCGAAAGAGATTGGGTAGTAGTAGATGCAGAAGGTAAAGTATTCGGAAGAATAATTACAGAAGTTGCTACTATCTTAAGAGGTAAGAATAAACCTTGCTTCACACCAAATGTTGACTGTGGAGATTTTGTTGTAATTATAAATGCATCAAAAGCAAAATTTTCTGGTAAAAAATTAGAAGAAAAAAATTACTTCACTCACTCAGGTTACTTTGGTAGTACAAAAACTCACAAAATGTCTGAAATGTTTGAAAAGAATCCAGAGAAACTATACAAATTAGCTACTAGAGGTATGCTTCCAAAAACTACTCTTGGTAAAGCTATGTTAAAAAAATTAAAAGTATATGCAGGAAGTGAACACCCTCATACTGCGCAAATTAAAGGATAA
- a CDS encoding response regulator transcription factor, whose amino-acid sequence MNNKLILIIEDEEDILELLEYTLQKEGYETIGFLTIDKNVRKVLEEEEIDLILMDRNLPGIEGSAFINEIKKLGFTNPVIYVTAKDNDEDILEGFNSHADDYITKPFNLKELCARVKAVIKRTSKEIDILKVKDIVYKSSNKKFYIEDKEIELTHLEHDLLLEFIKNKDILMTREHLLNKVWQDSFEKKEKTVNVAIKRLKAKIDPDGKKEYIRSIRGEGYIFC is encoded by the coding sequence ATGAATAATAAACTAATTCTAATTATAGAAGATGAAGAAGATATTTTAGAACTTCTTGAATATACCTTACAAAAAGAAGGGTATGAAACTATTGGTTTTTTAACTATTGATAAAAATGTTAGAAAAGTTTTAGAAGAAGAAGAAATAGATTTAATTTTAATGGATAGGAATCTTCCAGGAATCGAAGGAAGTGCATTTATAAATGAAATTAAAAAACTAGGATTTACTAATCCTGTTATTTATGTAACTGCAAAAGATAATGATGAAGATATTCTTGAAGGTTTTAATTCTCACGCTGATGATTATATTACAAAACCTTTTAATTTAAAAGAATTATGTGCAAGAGTAAAGGCTGTAATAAAAAGAACTTCAAAAGAGATTGATATTTTAAAAGTAAAAGATATTGTATATAAATCTTCAAATAAAAAATTTTATATTGAGGATAAAGAGATTGAATTAACTCATCTTGAGCATGATTTACTTCTAGAATTTATTAAAAATAAAGATATTTTAATGACTAGAGAACATCTATTAAACAAAGTTTGGCAAGACTCTTTTGAGAAAAAAGAGAAAACTGTAAACGTTGCAATTAAAAGATTAAAAGCTAAAATTGATCCTGATGGGAAAAAAGAGTATATTCGTTCTATTAGGGGAGAAGGTTATATTTTTTGTTAA
- a CDS encoding peptide-binding protein → MKFLTFYLLLFTYLTASTLNLSMSSSPSRLNPILANDSASSEISDWLFNGLFKYDKNGNPTVDLAKSYYFETPSKLIIKLKEDVLWHDGTKFTSKDVIFTYEQIINPKVFNSIKSNFKEVKSVKALDEFTIEVVYNQPYFKALEIWMVGILPYHILKDEKDLMTSSFNKNPIGTGSYKLKEFKTGQDIELIANENYFEGVPKIDKILYKFLPDANTSFLYLKQNKLDIGGLTPIQIDRQIDENFKNSYKIIQKPSFSFTYLGFNLKDEKFKDKKVREALSLAINRQELVDILFFGYGKVCNGPFLPDSFAYNEEVKPIIQNIEKAKELLKEAGYDEKNPFTFEIVTNTGNDIRINTALILQHQLQRAGVVMKIRVMEWQAFLNTVVHPRNFEAVLLGWSLALMPDAYPLWHSSSSKLGGFNLVGYENKKVDELIEKGIHTVNREELGTIYKEIFKIISDDLPYLFLYIPDGITVVNKKIENIEPSFIGIMHNQKDWVIKD, encoded by the coding sequence ATGAAATTTTTAACTTTTTACTTATTATTATTTACATATTTAACAGCTTCAACATTAAATTTATCTATGAGTTCAAGTCCTAGTAGATTAAATCCAATATTAGCAAATGATAGTGCTAGTAGTGAAATCTCTGATTGGTTATTTAATGGTCTTTTTAAATATGATAAAAATGGAAACCCTACTGTTGATTTAGCAAAATCTTACTATTTTGAAACACCTTCAAAATTAATAATAAAATTAAAAGAAGATGTTTTATGGCATGATGGGACAAAATTCACATCAAAAGATGTAATTTTTACTTATGAACAAATCATAAATCCAAAAGTATTTAATTCAATAAAATCAAACTTTAAAGAAGTAAAAAGTGTAAAAGCCTTAGATGAGTTTACTATTGAGGTTGTTTATAATCAACCATATTTTAAAGCTTTAGAAATTTGGATGGTAGGAATTCTACCTTATCATATTTTAAAAGATGAAAAAGATTTAATGACAAGTTCATTCAATAAAAATCCAATAGGAACAGGTTCTTATAAATTAAAAGAGTTTAAAACGGGACAAGATATAGAACTTATTGCAAATGAAAACTACTTTGAAGGAGTTCCAAAAATTGACAAAATTTTATATAAATTTCTGCCTGATGCAAATACTTCTTTTTTATATTTAAAGCAAAACAAACTTGATATTGGAGGATTAACTCCTATTCAAATAGATAGACAAATAGATGAAAATTTTAAAAATAGCTATAAAATAATTCAAAAACCTTCATTTTCATTTACCTATTTAGGTTTTAATCTAAAAGATGAGAAATTTAAAGATAAAAAAGTAAGAGAAGCCTTATCTTTAGCAATAAATAGACAAGAATTAGTTGATATTTTATTTTTTGGTTATGGAAAAGTTTGCAATGGTCCTTTTTTACCAGATTCATTTGCTTATAATGAAGAGGTAAAACCAATAATTCAAAACATAGAAAAAGCAAAAGAGTTATTAAAAGAAGCAGGTTATGATGAGAAAAATCCTTTTACTTTTGAAATAGTAACAAATACAGGAAATGATATAAGAATAAATACAGCTTTAATTTTACAACATCAACTACAACGAGCTGGTGTTGTTATGAAAATAAGAGTTATGGAATGGCAAGCATTTTTAAATACAGTTGTTCATCCAAGAAATTTTGAAGCTGTTTTACTTGGTTGGTCTTTAGCTTTAATGCCTGATGCCTATCCTCTTTGGCACAGTTCTAGTTCTAAACTTGGAGGTTTTAATCTTGTAGGTTATGAAAATAAAAAAGTAGATGAGTTAATTGAAAAAGGAATTCATACAGTAAACAGAGAAGAACTTGGAACTATTTATAAGGAGATATTTAAAATAATTAGTGATGATTTACCATATTTATTTTTATATATTCCAGATGGTATCACTGTAGTTAATAAAAAAATAGAAAATATAGAACCCTCTTTTATAGGGATTATGCATAACCAAAAAGATTGGGTTATTAAAGATTAA
- the pstC gene encoding phosphate ABC transporter permease subunit PstC — translation MSTFESRKRQRELNEKLIKFALISAAAISILTTFGILFSILFEAIEFFQLRSFWYFLTGTTWSPGVIGSQFGALPIFAGTFVITVIALGVAIPIGLGSAIYMSEYASPTVRDYLKPILEVLAGIPTVVYGFFAAITVAPLVVKAAETVGLEATFNSALASGIVMGIMIIPVISSLSDDVIKSVPDSQRKAAFGLGMTHGEVIKNIVLPSAMPGIISASLLGLSKALGETMIVVMAAGLRPNLSWNPLEDMTTVTVTIVNSLVGDFEFNSPETLSAFALGLVLFIVTLVLNMISLSLIRKFKEKYKVNTL, via the coding sequence TTGAGCACTTTTGAATCAAGAAAAAGACAAAGAGAGCTAAATGAAAAACTAATCAAATTTGCATTGATTAGTGCAGCTGCAATCTCTATTTTAACAACTTTTGGGATTTTATTTTCTATTTTATTTGAAGCAATAGAATTTTTCCAATTAAGAAGTTTCTGGTATTTCCTAACGGGAACTACATGGTCACCAGGAGTTATTGGTAGTCAATTTGGTGCTTTACCAATTTTTGCAGGGACATTTGTAATTACTGTAATTGCACTTGGTGTTGCAATTCCTATTGGACTTGGTAGTGCTATTTATATGAGTGAATATGCAAGTCCTACTGTTAGAGATTATTTAAAACCAATTTTAGAAGTTTTAGCGGGTATTCCAACTGTTGTATATGGATTCTTTGCTGCTATTACTGTTGCTCCTTTAGTTGTAAAAGCAGCAGAGACCGTAGGTCTTGAAGCTACATTTAACTCAGCTTTAGCTTCTGGAATTGTAATGGGTATTATGATTATCCCAGTTATTTCATCGCTTTCAGATGATGTTATTAAATCAGTTCCTGATAGTCAAAGAAAAGCAGCATTTGGACTTGGTATGACGCATGGTGAAGTAATTAAAAACATAGTTTTACCTTCAGCTATGCCAGGAATTATTTCAGCATCATTACTAGGTTTATCTAAAGCCTTAGGAGAAACTATGATTGTTGTTATGGCAGCAGGATTAAGACCAAATCTTTCATGGAATCCACTTGAAGATATGACTACCGTTACTGTTACAATTGTAAACTCATTAGTTGGAGATTTTGAATTTAATTCACCTGAAACACTTTCAGCATTTGCTTTAGGGTTAGTGCTATTTATAGTTACATTAGTGCTTAACATGATTTCATTATCTCTAATTAGAAAATTTAAAGAAAAATATAAAGTGAATACATTATGA
- a CDS encoding phosphate signaling complex PhoU family protein, producing MLKPYETKLKSIKEEIQKIGLEVVESLEICQQALVEKKIENLKDVEITEKKLLLKSNEIDNIIVTTLALYSPEAKDLRQLVSFLKITNELVRTGSNTKDFAKMFKKSYSDDLNTSMILEYTIPLLKSALLSLQTATSIIDEIDPKHIEEKYHRVIVEESKTDDLYLMIEKNILKLITKNLDLSKEYFDLLSSLRRLEKIADRAVSIANLLQFAQVGGDIVQS from the coding sequence ATGTTAAAGCCTTATGAAACAAAACTAAAAAGTATCAAAGAAGAGATTCAAAAAATTGGTTTAGAAGTAGTTGAATCTTTAGAAATTTGTCAACAAGCACTAGTTGAAAAAAAGATTGAAAATCTAAAAGACGTTGAAATAACAGAAAAAAAATTATTACTTAAATCAAATGAGATTGACAATATCATAGTTACAACTTTAGCTTTATATTCACCTGAAGCTAAAGACTTAAGACAATTAGTTTCATTTTTAAAAATCACTAATGAACTTGTAAGAACAGGTTCAAATACAAAAGATTTTGCAAAAATGTTCAAAAAATCTTATAGTGATGATTTAAATACAAGTATGATTTTAGAATACACTATTCCTTTATTAAAATCTGCTCTTTTATCTTTACAAACTGCAACGAGTATTATTGATGAAATTGACCCTAAACATATTGAAGAAAAATATCATAGAGTTATTGTTGAAGAGAGTAAAACTGATGATTTATATTTAATGATTGAAAAAAATATATTAAAATTAATTACAAAAAATCTTGATTTATCAAAAGAATATTTTGATTTATTAAGTAGCCTAAGAAGATTAGAAAAAATAGCTGATAGAGCTGTTTCTATAGCAAATCTTCTACAGTTCGCACAAGTTGGAGGAGATATAGTACAATCATAA
- the rpsI gene encoding 30S ribosomal protein S9, with the protein MAKVYATGRRKSAIAKVWLENGNGQLTINGLSLDAWLGGHESIKKRVMQPLNVAKQETSVNIVVKTLGGGYSAQADAARHGISRALVAFDEQFRTILKPHGLLTRDSRSVERKKFGKKKARKSSQFSKR; encoded by the coding sequence ATGGCAAAAGTATATGCAACTGGAAGAAGAAAATCTGCTATAGCAAAAGTATGGCTAGAAAATGGTAATGGTCAACTAACAATCAATGGTCTATCTTTAGATGCATGGTTAGGTGGACATGAATCTATCAAAAAAAGAGTAATGCAACCATTAAATGTTGCTAAACAAGAAACTTCAGTAAATATCGTTGTTAAAACTTTAGGTGGAGGATATTCTGCACAAGCTGATGCTGCTAGACATGGTATTTCAAGAGCATTAGTTGCTTTTGATGAGCAATTCAGAACTATCTTAAAACCTCATGGTTTATTAACAAGAGATTCAAGATCTGTTGAAAGAAAGAAATTCGGAAAGAAAAAAGCAAGAAAATCTTCTCAATTCTCAAAAAGATAA
- a CDS encoding pyruvate flavodoxin oxidoreductase subunit gamma, whose product MLEIRWHSRAGQGAVTGAKGLGSIVAESGKQVQAFAFYGSAKRGASMTAYNRIDDKPILNHEKYMCPDFVFILDPGLALTDDITANGKDTTKYIITTHLSKDELISLVPKLKDIKDRVFILDCFLIARETIGKAIPNTPMLGAFMKVSGMYELEYFKDKMKSVLKKLPPNLIEANMVAIQRAYDEVN is encoded by the coding sequence ATGTTAGAGATTAGATGGCATAGCCGTGCAGGTCAAGGTGCTGTAACTGGTGCGAAAGGTCTTGGATCTATTGTTGCTGAATCTGGTAAACAAGTTCAAGCTTTTGCATTCTATGGTTCAGCTAAAAGAGGTGCGTCTATGACTGCTTATAATAGAATTGATGATAAACCTATTTTAAATCACGAAAAATATATGTGTCCTGATTTTGTTTTTATACTAGATCCAGGTCTTGCACTAACTGATGATATTACTGCTAATGGTAAAGATACAACAAAATATATTATTACTACTCACCTTAGCAAAGATGAATTAATTTCATTAGTTCCTAAATTAAAAGATATAAAAGATAGAGTTTTTATACTTGATTGTTTTTTAATTGCAAGAGAAACTATTGGAAAAGCTATTCCAAATACACCAATGCTTGGTGCATTTATGAAAGTTAGCGGAATGTATGAGTTAGAATATTTTAAAGATAAAATGAAGAGTGTTCTAAAGAAGTTACCACCTAATTTGATTGAAGCAAATATGGTAGCTATCCAAAGAGCTTATGACGAAGTGAACTAA
- a CDS encoding 4Fe-4S dicluster-binding protein produces MNKPISEMGWDELVPGAALYTFDGSIDYNIAEIQPEDRKYSETSSKSMSVGDWRVIKPVWNSETCIDCQNCWIFCPDTSIIARNKEMKGVDYEHCKGCGLCVSVCPTNPKSLLMFNEFVTVEEALSQWPVKQKKGE; encoded by the coding sequence ATGAATAAACCAATTAGTGAAATGGGATGGGATGAGTTAGTACCTGGTGCTGCTCTTTATACATTTGATGGAAGTATAGATTATAACATAGCTGAAATCCAACCAGAAGATAGAAAATATTCTGAAACAAGTTCAAAAAGTATGAGTGTTGGAGATTGGAGAGTTATTAAACCAGTTTGGAACAGTGAAACTTGTATTGACTGTCAAAACTGTTGGATATTCTGCCCAGATACATCTATTATTGCTAGAAATAAAGAGATGAAAGGTGTAGATTATGAACACTGTAAAGGTTGTGGATTATGTGTAAGTGTTTGTCCTACTAATCCAAAATCATTGTTAATGTTTAATGAATTTGTTACTGTTGAAGAAGCCTTATCTCAATGGCCAGTGAAACAAAAAAAGGGTGAATAA